The Platichthys flesus chromosome 18, fPlaFle2.1, whole genome shotgun sequence genome includes a window with the following:
- the vegfab gene encoding vascular endothelial growth factor Ab isoform X2, translating to MNFIDSLTLIFLTLSAVKSAHIPKSTERGPHDVIPIMEVYNKSRCQPRELLVEILQEYPEEVEHIFIPSCVVLTRCAGYCNDEILQCMPTSTYNITMQIKRVKHHVQQNDIDMSFTEHSACECRQKTDVKEPKEKKSRKGKGKGLKRKRKKNRDKTIHDAYVSSAFSTYLHLSVALLMIKLIWEELLCPF from the exons ATGAACTTTATTGACAGTTTGACTCTAATATTTTTGACGCTGTCAGCTGTCAAG AGCGCCCACATACCGAAGAGCACAGAAAGAGGTCCACATGACG TGATCCCTATAATGGAGGTGTACAACAAGAGCAGGTGCCAGCCCcgggagctgctggtggagatCCTGCAGGAGTAcccggaggaggtggagcacaTCTTCATCCCGTCCTGCGTGGTGTTGACGCGCTGCGCCGGCTACTGCAACGATGAGATACTGCAATGCATGCCGACGTCCACCTATAACATAACAATGCAG ataaaaagagtaaaacacCATGTACAGCAAAATGATATTGACATGAGTTTTACAGAACACAGCGCATGTGAGTGTAG GCAGAAGACAGACGTGAAAGAACCGAAAGAAAA aAAATCCCGGAAAGGCAAGGGCAAAGGCCTAAAGAGAAAACGAAAGAAAAACCGCGACAAAACAATTCACGATGCGTATGTCAGCTCTGCCTTCTCCACCTACTTGCACCTGAGTGTTGCGCTTCTCATGATTAAGCTAATTTGGGAGGAGCTGCTCTGTCCCTTCTAA
- the vegfab gene encoding vascular endothelial growth factor Ab isoform X1: MNFIDSLTLIFLTLSAVKSAHIPKSTERGPHDVIPIMEVYNKSRCQPRELLVEILQEYPEEVEHIFIPSCVVLTRCAGYCNDEILQCMPTSTYNITMQIKRVKHHVQQNDIDMSFTEHSACECRQKTDVKEPKEKKSRKGKGKGLKRKRKKNRDKTIHDAVCEPCCDHCSERRKRLFVQDPATCRCSCKHTDEYCKERQLELNERTCKCDKPRR, encoded by the exons ATGAACTTTATTGACAGTTTGACTCTAATATTTTTGACGCTGTCAGCTGTCAAG AGCGCCCACATACCGAAGAGCACAGAAAGAGGTCCACATGACG TGATCCCTATAATGGAGGTGTACAACAAGAGCAGGTGCCAGCCCcgggagctgctggtggagatCCTGCAGGAGTAcccggaggaggtggagcacaTCTTCATCCCGTCCTGCGTGGTGTTGACGCGCTGCGCCGGCTACTGCAACGATGAGATACTGCAATGCATGCCGACGTCCACCTATAACATAACAATGCAG ataaaaagagtaaaacacCATGTACAGCAAAATGATATTGACATGAGTTTTACAGAACACAGCGCATGTGAGTGTAG GCAGAAGACAGACGTGAAAGAACCGAAAGAAAA aAAATCCCGGAAAGGCAAGGGCAAAGGCCTAAAGAGAAAACGAAAGAAAAACCGCGACAAAACAATTCACGATGC CGTTTGTGAGCCATGTTGCGATCACTGCTCAGAGAGGAGAAAGCGCTTGTTCGTGCAGGATCCCGCAACCTGCCGGtgctcctgcaaacacacagacgaaTACTGTAAAGAACGCCAACTAGAGCTCAACGAGAGGACCTGCAA
- the vegfab gene encoding vascular endothelial growth factor Ab isoform X4, producing the protein MNFIDSLTLIFLTLSAVKSAHIPKSTERGPHDVIPIMEVYNKSRCQPRELLVEILQEYPEEVEHIFIPSCVVLTRCAGYCNDEILQCMPTSTYNITMQIKRVKHHVQQNDIDMSFTEHSACECRQKTDVKEPKEKCDKPRR; encoded by the exons ATGAACTTTATTGACAGTTTGACTCTAATATTTTTGACGCTGTCAGCTGTCAAG AGCGCCCACATACCGAAGAGCACAGAAAGAGGTCCACATGACG TGATCCCTATAATGGAGGTGTACAACAAGAGCAGGTGCCAGCCCcgggagctgctggtggagatCCTGCAGGAGTAcccggaggaggtggagcacaTCTTCATCCCGTCCTGCGTGGTGTTGACGCGCTGCGCCGGCTACTGCAACGATGAGATACTGCAATGCATGCCGACGTCCACCTATAACATAACAATGCAG ataaaaagagtaaaacacCATGTACAGCAAAATGATATTGACATGAGTTTTACAGAACACAGCGCATGTGAGTGTAG GCAGAAGACAGACGTGAAAGAACCGAAAGAAAA
- the vegfab gene encoding vascular endothelial growth factor Ab isoform X3, translating to MNFIDSLTLIFLTLSAVKSAHIPKSTERGPHDVIPIMEVYNKSRCQPRELLVEILQEYPEEVEHIFIPSCVVLTRCAGYCNDEILQCMPTSTYNITMQIKRVKHHVQQNDIDMSFTEHSACECRQKTDVKEPKENVCEPCCDHCSERRKRLFVQDPATCRCSCKHTDEYCKERQLELNERTCKCDKPRR from the exons ATGAACTTTATTGACAGTTTGACTCTAATATTTTTGACGCTGTCAGCTGTCAAG AGCGCCCACATACCGAAGAGCACAGAAAGAGGTCCACATGACG TGATCCCTATAATGGAGGTGTACAACAAGAGCAGGTGCCAGCCCcgggagctgctggtggagatCCTGCAGGAGTAcccggaggaggtggagcacaTCTTCATCCCGTCCTGCGTGGTGTTGACGCGCTGCGCCGGCTACTGCAACGATGAGATACTGCAATGCATGCCGACGTCCACCTATAACATAACAATGCAG ataaaaagagtaaaacacCATGTACAGCAAAATGATATTGACATGAGTTTTACAGAACACAGCGCATGTGAGTGTAG GCAGAAGACAGACGTGAAAGAACCGAAAGAAAA CGTTTGTGAGCCATGTTGCGATCACTGCTCAGAGAGGAGAAAGCGCTTGTTCGTGCAGGATCCCGCAACCTGCCGGtgctcctgcaaacacacagacgaaTACTGTAAAGAACGCCAACTAGAGCTCAACGAGAGGACCTGCAA